Proteins from a genomic interval of Firmicutes bacterium HGW-Firmicutes-1:
- a CDS encoding flagellin — MTIQSMANSEMAKSMMKLSAGQRINRAADDAAGLAISEKMNAQISGSNQNVNNISDMGNLLNTAEGSLESINDSLSRIRELSVQASNGILTNDDKQIIQNEIEGLKKGISSTVNNTEFNTMKVLDGSFTNKNVAMNTSGSGSRISIENSSLETLGIKEFDVTKSFDIADIDNAIGKVTESRSKIGSVSNTFEHALNNTKNKIINETRAMSQIKDADIAAEVSSYKKNKVLEQYSIAMQRESSRINANKLGMYTDLII; from the coding sequence ATGACGATTCAAAGTATGGCAAATAGTGAAATGGCAAAATCCATGATGAAACTTTCTGCTGGACAAAGAATTAATAGAGCTGCTGACGATGCTGCAGGGCTAGCAATCAGTGAAAAAATGAATGCCCAAATTAGTGGCTCGAACCAAAATGTAAACAATATTTCTGATATGGGTAACCTGTTGAATACAGCAGAAGGCTCCTTAGAAAGCATCAATGACTCTCTTTCAAGAATCAGAGAATTGTCAGTGCAAGCGAGTAATGGGATTTTGACTAACGATGACAAGCAGATCATTCAAAATGAGATTGAAGGTCTAAAAAAAGGAATTTCAAGCACAGTCAACAATACAGAATTTAATACAATGAAGGTTTTAGATGGTTCATTTACAAATAAAAACGTAGCTATGAATACTAGTGGATCTGGTTCAAGGATATCTATTGAAAACAGTAGTTTAGAGACTTTGGGAATCAAAGAATTTGATGTTACCAAGAGCTTTGATATTGCTGATATTGATAATGCCATTGGCAAGGTTACAGAATCGAGATCGAAAATTGGTTCAGTGAGCAATACTTTTGAACATGCCTTAAACAATACAAAAAACAAAATCATTAACGAAACACGTGCAATGAGTCAAATAAAAGACGCAGATATTGCAGCTGAGGTTTCTAGTTACAAGAAAAATAAAGTGCTTGAACAATATTCAATTGCAATGCAGCGAGAGTCCTCTAGAATCAATGCAAATAAGTTAGGAATGTATACAGATTTAATAATTTAA
- a CDS encoding Crp/Fnr family transcriptional regulator: MLENKELTFIKSHFNFWENLNTTEQNIIVNNTMKIKYRKGHNLHSAVSECLGVLLLLSGGLRVYILSEDGREVTLYRLDSGDTCVLSASCILNNITFDVHIDAETDTEVYLLNIGAFSKLAQNNVYVENFALKNTVERFSDVMWALEQILFMSFDKRLAIFLLDEMSKSNGNEINLTQEQIAKYIGSAREVVSRMLKVFQAQGILEQSRGFIHVIDKEKLKKLL, encoded by the coding sequence ATGCTAGAAAATAAAGAATTAACATTCATCAAATCCCATTTCAACTTTTGGGAGAATCTAAATACGACTGAGCAAAATATAATTGTGAACAATACGATGAAAATAAAATACAGAAAAGGTCATAACCTTCACAGTGCTGTGAGCGAATGCCTTGGCGTACTTCTTCTTTTAAGTGGTGGATTACGTGTCTACATATTATCAGAAGACGGTCGAGAAGTGACTTTATACCGCTTAGATTCTGGCGATACTTGTGTACTTTCGGCCTCCTGTATTCTCAATAACATTACTTTCGATGTACACATCGATGCAGAAACAGATACTGAGGTTTACCTTTTAAACATTGGTGCTTTTAGCAAACTAGCTCAAAATAATGTTTATGTGGAGAATTTCGCACTTAAAAATACTGTAGAGAGATTTTCGGATGTGATGTGGGCATTAGAACAAATTCTATTTATGAGCTTTGATAAAAGACTCGCCATTTTCCTTTTAGATGAAATGTCCAAATCCAACGGGAATGAAATTAACCTTACACAAGAACAAATTGCAAAATATATAGGAAGTGCTCGAGAGGTTGTTTCTCGTATGCTTAAAGTCTTTCAAGCCCAGGGAATTCTTGAACAATCAAGAGGCTTCATACACGTTATTGATAAAGAAAAATTGAAAAAGCTTCTATAA
- a CDS encoding prevent-host-death protein, translating to MILNATEIKNSFGKMLKLLDYEDIMIKKNGRIIAKVTKFEEPLDPDDLIKEQAVHYEPKDRKVSYEEFLKLTAASEQRYELIDGHVYLLASPKVTHQMITGQLYGQLFNHFVGKKCQPFVSPFDITLVVDKKKNVVQPDLGIICDMETGTDEKDSYMGIPSLVVEVLSQSSVTKDMVGKLQVYMLAGVKEYWVVNPMKASAMVYGFKDYEIIFHRSMKKEEGIESYLFPDLKVTW from the coding sequence ATGATTTTAAACGCAACTGAAATAAAAAATAGTTTTGGTAAGATGCTTAAGCTCTTAGATTACGAAGATATCATGATTAAAAAAAATGGTAGAATCATTGCAAAGGTGACCAAATTTGAAGAACCCCTTGACCCAGATGATTTAATTAAGGAACAAGCAGTCCATTATGAGCCTAAAGACAGAAAGGTCAGTTATGAAGAATTTTTGAAATTGACGGCGGCTAGTGAGCAGCGTTATGAGCTTATCGATGGGCATGTATATCTGTTGGCGTCGCCCAAAGTTACACATCAGATGATAACGGGACAGTTGTACGGCCAATTATTTAACCATTTTGTTGGAAAGAAATGTCAGCCTTTCGTATCCCCTTTTGATATTACACTCGTAGTCGATAAGAAGAAAAATGTCGTACAACCAGATTTGGGGATTATATGTGATATGGAGACAGGCACCGACGAAAAAGACAGCTATATGGGTATTCCGAGTCTTGTAGTAGAGGTTTTATCACAAAGTTCCGTTACAAAGGATATGGTTGGCAAGTTACAGGTTTATATGCTAGCAGGAGTAAAAGAATATTGGGTCGTCAATCCGATGAAAGCATCTGCAATGGTATATGGTTTTAAGGATTACGAGATTATTTTTCATAGGAGTATGAAAAAAGAGGAAGGCATTGAGTCCTATCTTTTCCCAGATCTAAAAGTCACTTGGTAG
- a CDS encoding rhodanese-like domain-containing protein, which translates to MNKKNILILLMVIAITSFTGCTSKDDSTISEYKKITAAEAKEMMDQNENILILDVRTEEEFNSGHIEGAILLPDYEIADQAEVVLNDKAATILVYCRSGQRSAGAVKTLNKLGYTNIIDFGGINDWTYEIVSE; encoded by the coding sequence ATGAATAAAAAAAACATACTTATTCTATTAATGGTAATTGCTATAACCTCATTTACTGGATGTACTTCAAAAGATGATTCGACTATTTCTGAGTACAAAAAAATCACAGCAGCAGAAGCAAAAGAAATGATGGATCAAAACGAAAATATTCTGATCTTAGATGTAAGAACTGAGGAAGAATTCAATTCAGGACATATTGAAGGAGCTATACTCCTTCCTGATTATGAAATAGCTGATCAGGCTGAAGTTGTTCTAAACGACAAAGCTGCCACTATCTTAGTATATTGTCGTAGTGGCCAAAGAAGTGCTGGCGCTGTTAAGACTCTAAATAAACTTGGATATACGAATATAATTGATTTCGGCGGCATCAATGATTGGACTTATGAGATCGTTTCCGAGTAA
- the trxA gene encoding thioredoxin — translation MSTLKITKENFESEVMKSDKPVLLDFWATWCGPCRMVGPIIDEIAGETKDKFKVGKINVDEEQELAQAFKVMSIPTLVVVKGGKVVQSVVGAKQKQQILSMIQ, via the coding sequence ATGAGCACATTAAAAATCACTAAGGAAAATTTTGAATCGGAAGTAATGAAATCAGATAAACCAGTATTATTAGATTTTTGGGCAACTTGGTGTGGTCCCTGTAGAATGGTTGGACCAATTATTGATGAAATTGCAGGAGAAACAAAAGACAAATTCAAAGTAGGTAAAATTAACGTTGATGAAGAACAAGAACTTGCGCAAGCCTTTAAGGTAATGAGTATACCAACACTCGTAGTGGTTAAGGGTGGGAAAGTCGTACAAAGCGTAGTAGGTGCTAAACAAAAACAACAGATTTTATCTATGATTCAATAA
- a CDS encoding nucleotide pyrophosphohydrolase: MDEILQSILKFRDERNWKQFHTPEKLAISINLEAAELLENFQWNNDYDLDNVGDELADVFLYCLLMADCVGIDLREATLKKIEKNREKYPVDKAKGTSMKYTQL; encoded by the coding sequence ATGGACGAAATACTACAAAGCATACTTAAATTCAGAGATGAAAGAAATTGGAAACAATTTCATACGCCTGAAAAGTTGGCAATCAGCATAAATCTAGAAGCAGCCGAGCTCTTAGAGAATTTTCAATGGAATAATGACTATGACCTTGATAATGTAGGAGATGAATTAGCCGATGTGTTTTTATATTGCTTGTTAATGGCTGATTGTGTAGGAATTGACTTAAGGGAAGCGACCCTTAAAAAGATTGAAAAGAATAGAGAAAAATACCCAGTGGACAAAGCCAAGGGGACAAGTATGAAATATACACAGCTATAA